Within the Thermosynechococcaceae cyanobacterium Okahandja genome, the region AGCAGATCATTGCCAGCACTGACTAAGCCAACAACCCGGCCGACGTAGCGATCGCCCTCATAAACGCCTAGGCCCACTAAATCCATCAGGTGGTATTCATTAGCCGCAAGGGGGGGGCGATCGCTGGCGGGAACCAGTAGCTCTGCCCCCTTGAGTTGCTCGGCGGTGGTGCGATCGCGAATTTCGGCAAAGGTGACCACAAACTGCTCTGTCCGCGGCACAAAGCGCCCCCGCACCAAGGTGATGGGTTCGGGCACCCCTGTCGTGGCTCTGCGCAGCCAGCGGCACCCCGGGGTCGTAAACCGCTCCGGAAAGTCCGATAGGGGTTTAATGCGTAGCTCACCCCGCAAGCCATGGGCCGCCACCACGTTGCCAATGCACAGCCACTCCGTCTCGCTAGGGGGTGGGGGGGTCGCCATAGGCTGTCCATGCCAACTGAATCAGGCTCGTCATAATTGCTGTTGCCACGGCCACACCGCCTTTGGTGCCCTTCACCGTAATATGGGGCACCCATGACTTCTGCAGGCGCTCCAAAATGGGAGGAGCAAAGTTAGGGGCGG harbors:
- the rimM gene encoding ribosome maturation factor RimM (Essential for efficient processing of 16S rRNA), which encodes MATPPPPSETEWLCIGNVVAAHGLRGELRIKPLSDFPERFTTPGCRWLRRATTGVPEPITLVRGRFVPRTEQFVVTFAEIRDRTTAEQLKGAELLVPASDRPPLAANEYHLMDLVGLGVYEGDRYVGRVVGLVSAGNDLLEVALPEARAPYVYIPFVPAIVTQIDLAHQRIQIDPPFGLLP